The window CCAGAAGCAGGTAGTAAGGCAACTGATCCTCGCGGTGGCTGCCGGCCTCAGTCTTGAGCTCGAATTATCCAAACTCGATCCCGCCACAGCACTGCCCAATCCGGCCAGCCGTTCTGAGCCGAGTCCACGACCTTTGGCAGCAGATACTCATCGACGAACGCGTCTGCCTCGGCAGCTCCGGCCCGGTGCGACCCATCGCCATACGCGAGATCGTCCAGGAGCCGCAGAAAGCGTCGACCCTGTTCGTCCGGAGCGCTTGGAGTGTTCCACCGAGGCGGATCACCGCCGACGATCAACGTCGTGATCAGCCGTTGCAAGAATTCCTCACGGCCCAAACTTGAGGCGACGCCAGAGGCTCTCGGGACTCTCCCACATGAACCGCAGCGTAGATCGCTGCTCCGACAGAAACGGTGGCGCGGTGTTGTGCAGTTCGTCCATGATCCGAGATTCCACTGCTCTAGTCTCCGATGCTCTAGGGGATTCGGCCGGCGATCACGGCCAATGGCATGGCGGAGGGCCGCCTCCGCCTGATGAGGAGTGCGCGATGAACGAGCCGGGTGAGGACTCTTGGAGCGAGCGCCTGCGTGGGCTGCTGCTCGGCCTGGCTCTGGGTGACACTTATGAACGAGCGCGAGGGTCATTCCCGCGGCGCGGAGTGATCGAAGTCGGCGTTGCCACGCAGTTGGCCGCGTTCACCGCCGACGGGCTGGTGCGGGCACTTGCGTCCTCGGGCGACCAGCTGGCGCCAGGTCAGCTGGCTCCGGCACTGTGGAACGCGCTCACTCGATGGGGCGCCCAGCAAGAGGTCATCTCGGCGACCGATGCACAAGGCGCTCCCGTGGCGAATGGTTGGCTTAGCGAGGTTCCGGCCCTAGGTGAAAGGCGGGGATCGGCTCCAGCGACCGTCTCAGCGGTCAGAGGAGGCCGGCCGGGAACCCTCGAGCAGCCCGGGAGCAGCAGCGGCGGCACGCAGGTGGTGACGCGGTTGTTGCCCACGGCGGCGGTGCGCCATCTGCTGCCATACGAGGGCATCTACCGGGCGACTAGCTCCCAAGAAGATGGGGTCTGCGTTGCCGGCGCCGAGGATCGGCTCGTGGTAGATCCCTCACCGTGGGTGAAGAACCCATTTCCTGCCGTGGAGCGGCGCCGCACGGAGCCTCGGCGGCGCCGGGGGTGACAGCTGCCGCTACACATTGCCGCGACTGCGACACTGAACCGCCCATTGCCGGGAGTCGAGCTCGTCCCATGCACGAACCGAGGCCGGATTCCGCCTTCCCAAGCGGCTGGGCCGCGACCGTACGGCTTGGAGCGCAGCATCCAGAATTAGCCGATTTTGTCGGACCTCGATGGAAGAATCGAGGCATGACAGACACCCGCTTCGAGACGGTCTTCGAGGACACCGACGACCTGCTCGGCGGGGTTGATGTCGACGAGATCGGTGACGTCGAGACTCTGCTGATGTTCCTGTTTGCGAGGCCAGTGGTGGTGGAGGAGGTGTGGGACGACGAAGGTGTCGCACCCTCACTTGAGGTCATCATGCAGGGGAACGACGAGGCAATCGGGTCCGTCTGCGCGTTTCCGTTGAGCATCATCGAATTGGCGCGATCATGCGCCGAGACGGTGGATGAGCTCGGTCCCTACACCCGAGACGGCGTCGCAGCGGAAGAGACGCCTGATGTTTCGGCCATGAGCGACGGCGAACTCATTACTGCCCTGCAACAGGCCCTCGGCAAAGTCCGCCTGTTCAGCATGCTGGATGGGGGCGAGTAGCCGCATGATGCTGCCTCCAGTCGATGGCGCGCACGAGCCGTACGACGTGCCGCGTGGCACCTGCCCATCCTGTGGATCAGGCGAGGTCGTGCACCTGATCATTGGCATGCCGTCGGGACCGGACGCCGGGTCGGGCGACCCTGACTGGGTTCAGTGGGTGGGTTGCATGCACCCGGGTTTCGAGCGTGAGTGCAACTCATGCGGGGCAACGTGGAACAGGCGCACCGCCGACGCTCTGAACCCGATCCGACTGCTGTCGGAGGCTGGCGCATCGTTCGCGCTGCTACCCGCGCCGAGCCTCGTAAACTTCGACTACCCGTACACCCATCTGGTGGACATCGAACTGCTGACGCCCGATCGTCTCGTCCGTTACCTCGGGCGACCGCTCTCGCGAGACGCACTCGCAAGGCTCGCCGAAGCCTGGATGCAAGCAGCCCACGACGAGCACCCCGAGCAGACTGTCCCGACTGTTCAGGATGACGCCGCCGGCCTCGCTGTCGTTGTCGTTGTCAACCAGTCCACCCCGTTCGCTGTGACCCTGGAGATCCTGGTCGAGGCCAACCTTGGCGGCGATGTCCCCGATCAAGACGGATTCTCTTTCGACGTTGCCCGCTCCGGGCTGATCGACGCCGCCCACGCGATAGAAGGGTGGTTGGCATGAGCTACCTCGGGACCATCCTCGAACTCGACGATGGCTCACGTCTCACGGGCGTTGGCCCTCGACCACTCGCACGCGAACTCTCGCACCAAGGCGGAACGGTTTACCTCCACGTAGTGATGCTGCCCGCTGGAGGGGACGCAACAACCGCCAGCGGTGCAGCCGCGACCTTCATGCCAGCGACACTCGCGACGATCGACGGGAACCAGCCTGACAGCAGCACGTGGTTCGCGACGTTCCAATTCGCTGCAGACGACCGCGATTCCGTGTGGGTCGAGCAAGCAGCAGACGCGGCGATTCTCCGCGCCCTGAACCTCACCGGGATTGGCGATGAGGATGTATGGGGCCAAGCGCTCCGTGCCGACGACCTGCGCTCGGCCTACGAGGACGCCGGTGCCGGTGACGTGAACGATTGGTTGGTCTCCGACCTGCTCACCGGGTTGCTGATCGAGTTGACCAACACCGATCTCACAACCGTCGTCGCAGACTCCGGTCGACCCGAACTGCGCGATAGGGAAGGCGAACCCCGACGGACTCGACTGCACGAACTGCTCACTTCCTGGGCCGCCACCTACGAAGGGCCGGCCGCATGAAGGAAGGTGGCGAGCAACCATGAGCGGCGCGCTGCTGGAACAACTGCCCACGCTCTCGAAGTACGACCCGGGCGAAACCGGCGAGGGGAGTCTGGACCCCTTGGGCCTCGGCGCGGTCGCCGACCGTATTGCAGACCGCCTGGTTCCAGGTGTGCGCGCCCGCATGAGCCAGCCGAGGTTTGTCACGCTCTCAGCGGTTGGAGCCCACGCGTGCCAGTCTCTCGCCGGCATCACTTCGACCGACGGCAAGACCACGTTCGACCTCGCCTTCGAGTGGCTTGTCGTGGAGTCCCTCGTCCAGCATCCTGTCCCGAATCGACTCGCGAGTGTTCCTGGCAGCCAGAAGGCCCAGCGTGCGCGGGCCGCCGGTGAGCGCTTGAGCGCCGCGAACTACCTCGCTGGACCGAGGGTGTTCGGGTTCACTGGCGTTTATCGCCCCTTCTCGGTTGACTCCAGAGTTCTTGACCGCGACGGGCTCCCCGGTGAGAACGCGGATCGCCTTCTGAAGGCGTGGGAGGACGATCAGGGACTCGACGGGTTTCACCTCGGCGGATCGGGTTCGCCGGGAGGAAAACTTCGAAGAGAGATCGAAAAGGCCGTTCGCGACTCCCTGACGAACGGCCGCTGCACAGCGCCTCTCAATGGCGCACTAATCGCCTCGATCGCGAGTCACGTCGCTCCGTTGGAGGCCGGCGGCAAGGAGCGAGGTGAAGTTCGCCGACTAATCATGAGCGAACAACATCCTGTGCGCCACGAACTGTCACAGATCATGACCGCTCACATGCCCCATCCCGACCCCTGGCCAACGCAGAGAGAGCTGGCAACAGCCCTTCTCGACAGAGCCACTGGAGCTGTCACCCGCGCAGCACTTCGATCCGCAATCGCGTACGAAGCCTGTACGACCGCAATCGAGTACGCCTTCCGACGGCTGCTCCAGCACGGTGCGTCCCTCCAGGGAGGAACCTTCTCTATCGACCAGGGTGCCGCCACACCTGGCATCGCCGAACTGGCAGGGCGCGTGGTCGACCTGGTCCGTCACGCAGTCGAAGCAGCCGCCGAACTCGATGAAGGACTGGCTCTGGATGTCGAACTGGTCCTCGGCGAATTCGACAGGGCTTTCACCACCCCGGAGTTCGTGAATGCGCTCATCTCCCGGCACCAGGATGTCCAGACGGCCAAGGGAAAGCGCATGTGGATCGACCCGATCAAGTACGACTGGTTCGTTCGCACGCCCTACCGCCGTGACTGGGGTCAGCTGGACGACCGGATTTGGACTCATCCGATGAGGATCGAGACCCTGCTGGGCTTTCTAGTGCGGTCCGCATGAAGCTCACGCCGCTACTCGACCATTGGCAGAAGCCAGCCAATGCAGGCGATCCCCTCGCTGTGCTCGCGACGACCTTCACCCTGGACCCAGACTTCTTCGAGCGGAGTTGTCTCGCACGCTTTCTCGCAGTCGAAAGTGTCGATGAGGGAACCGGCTCGGTCGACGACCTGGTTGCACGACTGGAGTTGGAGGAGAGCCTCCGCGCACCGGCAGTCACCGTTCTCGCCGACCGGAGCGCACAGGGCGAACGCTCCACGCTTCGGTGGGACGCGCTCCACTGCCAAGTCCCCCGACGAGGACTCCTCCACTCGAAGGTGGCGATCTTGCTATGGGAGAACGCCGCTAGGGTCATCGTCGGTTCAGCCAATCTCACGGCCGCCGGGTACCGGCACCAGATCGAACTCGCGCTGGCAGCCGACCTAGGGCCGCACTGCATCCTTCCGGGGGCTGTCCTGACAGCACTCGCAGACGAGCTCGACAGCTATCTGGACCTCGTTCCCGGGTTGGCCGTTGGCGTTCCGGCGCGCAACCAAGTCGATCGGACATTGGCGCTTTTCCGTGAACGCGCGTCCAGGCAACCACGCGTGCAGACGAACCTAAAGGTTGCCTTTGCGCCGAGCAACGCCGATGTTGGGCCGCTCGACGCACTCGAAGAAGCCTGGAGTGGTGCACGGCCTCTTTGGGCCACGCACCTGTCGCCATTCTGGGACGCCGACGACCCAACGGTGCTCAGGAGCGTCGCGGACCTTCTCACTGGCCGGCCCAAAGAGGAGCGCTGGCAGGACGTTGCCGTGGTGTTCGGTCCCCGTGGCGAGATCGGCTTCCCCCTCGATCACTTCGATGCCGTTGACTCTGTTAGCGAGCTCGACCTTCGCGACGATGAGGTGCGGCGGCTCCATGCGAAGTGTCTGCTGCTGTCGCAACGGGAATGGGTGGCCGCACTCGTGGGGAGCTCCAACCACACCAAGGCGGGGCTAGGTCTAGCGAAGACGAATGGGAAGCGCCATCGAGAAGTCAATCTCTGGCTCGGAGCCCCTCTGAATAGCAAGGAGGGTACGGCCCTATTTGGACTTGTTCCGACCGGCCAGGAAGTTGACCCGGTCGGTGTGAACTACGACGACCAAGCGGACGACGACGAGCTCGAAGACTCCGCACCAGTGCTGCCTCCTTGCTTCGGGCTCTGTCGTCTCACCCGCAAAGATGACTCGTGGATACTCACGATCGGAATCGAACCTGTGGCGATGCCGATTGCATGGCGAGTCTCCCTCCCCTCGGGAGCAACGCTCCTTGATGCCACGTCCTGGAGATCGGCGGGGAGCCCTACATCAATCGAAGTCGCTGTCGAGGCCAACAACCTGCCGATGTTCGTTGTCGTCGAGTGGGACGAAGAGAGCACGATCTGGGCGGTCATCGCCGATGACCGCCACTCGCTCCCGCCCGGGGCGGGGCTCGCCGACCTGAACTCCGGCCACCTGCTGGACGCCCTCGCATCTGGCAAGTCACTCGCCCGGGCGGCGCGCGAGGAACTTGAACGCAAGCAGCGAGAGCGGCCGGCATCTGGCGGAACACAGATCGTGACCGACCCGCTGAAGCGCTTCGACTCCCGAGCCAGCCTGCTTCGCAGAGGCCGAGCACTCGCCCAGTCACTTGCCGCGATGCAAAGGAGGCTCGAACATCCTGCCTTGACGACCGATGCGCTCGTTGCGCGTCTGACTGGCCCTCTAGGACCTAGGTTCGTCGCTCGCAAGACGGTCGAAGACGTCGAGGAAGGCAATAAGGACCTCGCCGACGGATTGTTTACGCTCGCGGAGATCGCGCTGACCGTTGGCCGTGTCGACTGGGCGAGGGCCCTGCAGTTCGTCGATCAGTCGGAGGGGCGAAGCACAATAGGAGCCGCACTCGACGACATCGAGTCGCTCCGGGTGCGCCTTGGCAACGGGCCCGCTGACCTGGCGCAATACGCAGCGCGGGCGATGAAGGAGGCTCGACGGTGCCTGACCTCCTGACGTCTCACCTTCGCGAGTCGCCAGACAACGAGTTCGCCGACGACTGGAACCGCCAGCGCCGCACAGCGGAGGACATCCTTCGGCGGCTTCAGAGCCAAGAGGGCGTCGTGCTGGCAGATCAGGTCGGGATGGGGAAGACGTTCGTTGCACTCGCCGTCGCGACGACTCGAATTCTCGCCGCGCCGACTCCCGGACAAGTCGTCATCCTCGTTCCGGCGCGCGTCGGCGAGAAGTGGGTACGCGAGTGGGGCAAGTTCAGCGAATCCCTCCTATACGACAGCGCCCCACAACTGCGCTGCGTGCCGCACGCCATCCGCAGCGGAGAAGACCTGCTTAAAGCGCTCGACGATCCGCCGCGGAGTCGCTCACACATCGTCATCGTGACCTACGAAGCCCTCACGGCCAGCCTGAAGGACTCCTTCATTCAGCTTGCCCTGCTCTACTACGCCTGTCGCAATCGAACCGGAGCAGCGAGGATGAGGAGCCTGATCGCGCGCTGGTGCACTGGCAGCTCTGGGCTAATCCGCGACAGACGGCTCACCACTCCACGGGTTGAGGCTCTCTTGAACACGCCGCCAGAGACCTGGCGCGATGCTTGGACGCATCTGACGGACGGACAAGACCTTGGTGACGACCCGGTCCCGACTGCGCTCTGCGACGTCGCGACTGACCTCGACCTGGCCAGCGTGTGGGATGTCATCCAGGCTCTGCCCCTGAAATCGTCTGCGAACCTCGACGCGCGACTGAAGTCGGCCCGCAAGAGCCTCAATGACGCCACTCAGTCCGCCTGGAAGGCCGTCCTGGTCTCGGCCAGGCTGCGTCTCCCGCTGCTGATCGTTGATGAGGCGCACTCGCTGAAGAACAGCCACACGCGAATCAGCCGACTCTTCACACCGCTGCCCCAGGAACCCGAAGACGGCGCGCTCAAGGACATCTTCGACCGAATACTCCTTCTGACAGCGACGCCGTTCGAGCTCGGTCACAGCGAGCTCGTCAACGTTCTTAGTCGACTCGACGCGATTCGTCCCATGCGGCCGAAACGGACCGAGACACTCTCCGTGCGCCTCGATCGCCTCAAGGAAGCACTCCAGCGAGCCCAAGTCACTGCACTGGAGCTCGACACCTCCTGGGGAAGGCTCTCCCCCGCCGATCTGGCAGCGTTCGATTCCTGGGAATTGACAGCAGACCCACCAACACACATAGGGGCTCACGGACGGAAGGCGTGGCGCGACGCTCAACTCGCGGTCTATGCCCGCACACTGATGCACCGAGAGCTCAAACCCTGGGTGATCCGCCACAGCCGCCCTGCTCGTCGGCACTACCACCATGGCGCGGCGATCCTCACCGGCAGCGAATCGACGGCTGACGCAGGACTCGAGATCCCCGACGACAGCGCGCTTCCATTCCTTCTTGCTGCGCGCGCCCAGGCCGTCGCCGAGCACAACCGCGGAACTGCACGACCCCTCTTTGCCTACGGCATAGCCTCGTCCTACGAGGCGTTCCTCCGGCTTGAGGAAGGCGACGACAATCTCGACAGTGACGTCGAGGCCAGTACAATTGTCGGTGCGAGCGATGGCTCTGAGCCGCCGCACTCCGAGGTGGACTGGTACCGAAAGGAGATTGAGTCCATCCTCCGGCACGGAGACACCAGAGCGCGACACCCCAAGATCGCCGCAACAACGGAACGTGCCCTGCAACTCTGGCTCGCCGGCGACAAGTGCCTCATCTTCTGCTGGTACATCAAGACAACAGCGGCGCTCCAGTCTGCCCTCACCGCGAAGGTCGATCTCCTCATCCGCGAGCTCGCATCGAAGTCGCTCGGGGTTCCCGCCACTCGCGTTGATGACGCACTGGAGCGCATCGCCAATCGGCTCCTCAAGGCAGACTCGGGCAACTACGCAGGCATCAGAGCCAGGCTCGTCGAATCGTTCGGCGCCGCAACGGACAACCTGACCTCCGGTGACGCCATCACCGAGCCCGGCATGGGCGGACAGGAGCTAGCAGAAGCCTTGGCCGACGTGGCGATCCGAAATCTGCGCACACCAGCCTCTCTTATCCGGTACACCAACCTCCGCGTCGACCTCGATGCCGAAGATCTGTGGGAAGGAATCACAGGGACGAACCCTTCCGGCGTCGATCTGGTCGCTCGCTGGACCCAGTTCGCTGAACGGCTTGCAGCGGCCACGCCACTCGAACGCCGCAACGTCCTTGACGCGCTCTTGGGCGACCAGGGACTGGCCAGCGACGAATCGTCGGGACGTGGAGCGCGATTGTCGCCAGTCAGGCGCGCCTACGGACAGACTCGACGCGAGGACAGGGAGCGCCTCATCGCCGTGTTCAACACCCCGTTCGCCCCCGACCTCCTGGTGGCCAGCTCAGTCATGGGCGAGGGGATCGACCTGCATCAAGAGTGCCGCCAGGTCATCCACCACGATCTCGACTGGAACCCGAGCCGACTCGAACAGCGCACCGGGCGGCTAGATCGAATCGGTGCTCTCGCGGAGCGGGTCGGCAAGGACATCGAGGTCTACGAGCCGTTCCTTTCGGGCACCCACGACGAGAAGATGTTCCGCGTCGTGAAAGACCGAGCGGGCTGGTTCGACGTAGTGATGGGCCGGGCTGTCGGCACTGACGAGCAGGAAACTGACGCCGAGGAGA of the Nocardioides sp. genome contains:
- a CDS encoding helicase-related protein; translation: MPDLLTSHLRESPDNEFADDWNRQRRTAEDILRRLQSQEGVVLADQVGMGKTFVALAVATTRILAAPTPGQVVILVPARVGEKWVREWGKFSESLLYDSAPQLRCVPHAIRSGEDLLKALDDPPRSRSHIVIVTYEALTASLKDSFIQLALLYYACRNRTGAARMRSLIARWCTGSSGLIRDRRLTTPRVEALLNTPPETWRDAWTHLTDGQDLGDDPVPTALCDVATDLDLASVWDVIQALPLKSSANLDARLKSARKSLNDATQSAWKAVLVSARLRLPLLIVDEAHSLKNSHTRISRLFTPLPQEPEDGALKDIFDRILLLTATPFELGHSELVNVLSRLDAIRPMRPKRTETLSVRLDRLKEALQRAQVTALELDTSWGRLSPADLAAFDSWELTADPPTHIGAHGRKAWRDAQLAVYARTLMHRELKPWVIRHSRPARRHYHHGAAILTGSESTADAGLEIPDDSALPFLLAARAQAVAEHNRGTARPLFAYGIASSYEAFLRLEEGDDNLDSDVEASTIVGASDGSEPPHSEVDWYRKEIESILRHGDTRARHPKIAATTERALQLWLAGDKCLIFCWYIKTTAALQSALTAKVDLLIRELASKSLGVPATRVDDALERIANRLLKADSGNYAGIRARLVESFGAATDNLTSGDAITEPGMGGQELAEALADVAIRNLRTPASLIRYTNLRVDLDAEDLWEGITGTNPSGVDLVARWTQFAERLAAATPLERRNVLDALLGDQGLASDESSGRGARLSPVRRAYGQTRREDRERLIAVFNTPFAPDLLVASSVMGEGIDLHQECRQVIHHDLDWNPSRLEQRTGRLDRIGALAERVGKDIEVYEPFLSGTHDEKMFRVVKDRAGWFDVVMGRAVGTDEQETDAEEIRLPLHPRIREALSMDLRSPR